From Corvus moneduloides isolate bCorMon1 chromosome 2, bCorMon1.pri, whole genome shotgun sequence, one genomic window encodes:
- the PIANP gene encoding PILR alpha-associated neural protein isoform X1, which produces MEPSACRMPPLLSRIHSLQLWHLLLVVLAVPPPGIWSLRSRGPAAPRPLCTRRSPSAPRSICIWERTSQPERDSRSDSRSDSHSALPRQRALPARGAELRHVVRLRRQAAGARPRHPSGFEDGMPSSQYPWAIVWGPTVSDEDGGDTNSANPGFPPLGYTFVSPHGMATAQPNSHSLLHNAGLNLRETPATLRPFLFGPRGEGVDPQLYVTITISIIIVLVATGIIVKFCWDRNQKRRRHSGQQSSGRQQDSQQPLTDLSPTTVSILGPYGDPLAPTPEAEESRQGQEGAEKLGGHGKNAAFQLNRIPLVNL; this is translated from the exons ATGGAGCCCAGTGCCTG CAGGATGCCTCCACTCCTCTCCCGCATCcactccctgcagctgtggcatCTCCTCCTCGTCGTCCTGGCTGTCCCTCCTCCTGGCATATGGTCTCTTCGTTCTCGGGGCCCAGCAGCCCCTCGGCCTCTTTGCACCCGCCGGAGCCCCTCGGCCCCACGCTCCATTTGCATCTGGGAAAGGACCTCGCAGCCGGAGCGGGATTCCCGCTCGGATTCCCGCTCGGATTCCCACTCGGCCCTGCCTCGCCAGCGTGCCCTGCCCGCGCGGGGAGCAGAGCTGCGGCACGTGGTGCGGCTGAGGCGCCAGGCCGCgggcgcccggccccgccacccCTCTGGGTTCGAGGACGGCATGCCCTCCTCCCAGTACCCCTGGGCCATCGTGTGGGGTCCCACGGTGTCGGATGAGGATGGAGGGGACACAAACTCAGCCAACCCAGGCTTCCCACCGCTGGGATACACCTTTGTCTCGCCACACGGGATGGCGACGGCGCAGCCAAACTCCCACTCGCTCCTGCACAACGCGGGGCTCAACCTGCGCGAGACCCCAGCCACCCTGCGGCCCTTCTTGTTCGGGCCCAGGGGGGAAG GTGTGGACCCCCAGCTGTACGTCACCATCACCATCTCCATAATCATTGTCCTGGTTGCCACTGGAATCATAGTCAAGTTCTG CTGGGACCGTAATCAGAAACGCCGGCGTCACTCggggcagcagagcagtgggaggcagcaggacagccagcagcccctcacaGACCTCTCCCCCACCACCGTCAGCATCCTGGGGCCCTACGGAGACCCCCTGGCCCCCACACCTGAGGCAGAGGAGtccaggcagggccaggagggTGCAGAGAAACTGGGTGGCCATGGGAAGAATGCAGCCTTCCAGCTCAACCG AATCCCACTGGTGAACCTGTGA
- the PIANP gene encoding PILR alpha-associated neural protein isoform X3, giving the protein MPPLLSRIHSLQLWHLLLVVLAVPPPGIWSLRSRGPAAPRPLCTRRSPSAPRSICIWERTSQPERDSRSDSRSDSHSALPRQRALPARGAELRHVVRLRRQAAGARPRHPSGFEDGMPSSQYPWAIVWGPTVSDEDGGDTNSANPGFPPLGYTFVSPHGMATAQPNSHSLLHNAGLNLRETPATLRPFLFGPRGEGVDPQLYVTITISIIIVLVATGIIVKFCWDRNQKRRRHSGQQSSGRQQDSQQPLTDLSPTTVSILGPYGDPLAPTPEAEESRQGQEGAEKLGGHGKNAAFQLNRIPLVNL; this is encoded by the exons ATGCCTCCACTCCTCTCCCGCATCcactccctgcagctgtggcatCTCCTCCTCGTCGTCCTGGCTGTCCCTCCTCCTGGCATATGGTCTCTTCGTTCTCGGGGCCCAGCAGCCCCTCGGCCTCTTTGCACCCGCCGGAGCCCCTCGGCCCCACGCTCCATTTGCATCTGGGAAAGGACCTCGCAGCCGGAGCGGGATTCCCGCTCGGATTCCCGCTCGGATTCCCACTCGGCCCTGCCTCGCCAGCGTGCCCTGCCCGCGCGGGGAGCAGAGCTGCGGCACGTGGTGCGGCTGAGGCGCCAGGCCGCgggcgcccggccccgccacccCTCTGGGTTCGAGGACGGCATGCCCTCCTCCCAGTACCCCTGGGCCATCGTGTGGGGTCCCACGGTGTCGGATGAGGATGGAGGGGACACAAACTCAGCCAACCCAGGCTTCCCACCGCTGGGATACACCTTTGTCTCGCCACACGGGATGGCGACGGCGCAGCCAAACTCCCACTCGCTCCTGCACAACGCGGGGCTCAACCTGCGCGAGACCCCAGCCACCCTGCGGCCCTTCTTGTTCGGGCCCAGGGGGGAAG GTGTGGACCCCCAGCTGTACGTCACCATCACCATCTCCATAATCATTGTCCTGGTTGCCACTGGAATCATAGTCAAGTTCTG CTGGGACCGTAATCAGAAACGCCGGCGTCACTCggggcagcagagcagtgggaggcagcaggacagccagcagcccctcacaGACCTCTCCCCCACCACCGTCAGCATCCTGGGGCCCTACGGAGACCCCCTGGCCCCCACACCTGAGGCAGAGGAGtccaggcagggccaggagggTGCAGAGAAACTGGGTGGCCATGGGAAGAATGCAGCCTTCCAGCTCAACCG AATCCCACTGGTGAACCTGTGA
- the PIANP gene encoding PILR alpha-associated neural protein isoform X2, which yields MEPSAWMPPLLSRIHSLQLWHLLLVVLAVPPPGIWSLRSRGPAAPRPLCTRRSPSAPRSICIWERTSQPERDSRSDSRSDSHSALPRQRALPARGAELRHVVRLRRQAAGARPRHPSGFEDGMPSSQYPWAIVWGPTVSDEDGGDTNSANPGFPPLGYTFVSPHGMATAQPNSHSLLHNAGLNLRETPATLRPFLFGPRGEGVDPQLYVTITISIIIVLVATGIIVKFCWDRNQKRRRHSGQQSSGRQQDSQQPLTDLSPTTVSILGPYGDPLAPTPEAEESRQGQEGAEKLGGHGKNAAFQLNRIPLVNL from the exons ATGGAGCCCAGTGCCTG GATGCCTCCACTCCTCTCCCGCATCcactccctgcagctgtggcatCTCCTCCTCGTCGTCCTGGCTGTCCCTCCTCCTGGCATATGGTCTCTTCGTTCTCGGGGCCCAGCAGCCCCTCGGCCTCTTTGCACCCGCCGGAGCCCCTCGGCCCCACGCTCCATTTGCATCTGGGAAAGGACCTCGCAGCCGGAGCGGGATTCCCGCTCGGATTCCCGCTCGGATTCCCACTCGGCCCTGCCTCGCCAGCGTGCCCTGCCCGCGCGGGGAGCAGAGCTGCGGCACGTGGTGCGGCTGAGGCGCCAGGCCGCgggcgcccggccccgccacccCTCTGGGTTCGAGGACGGCATGCCCTCCTCCCAGTACCCCTGGGCCATCGTGTGGGGTCCCACGGTGTCGGATGAGGATGGAGGGGACACAAACTCAGCCAACCCAGGCTTCCCACCGCTGGGATACACCTTTGTCTCGCCACACGGGATGGCGACGGCGCAGCCAAACTCCCACTCGCTCCTGCACAACGCGGGGCTCAACCTGCGCGAGACCCCAGCCACCCTGCGGCCCTTCTTGTTCGGGCCCAGGGGGGAAG GTGTGGACCCCCAGCTGTACGTCACCATCACCATCTCCATAATCATTGTCCTGGTTGCCACTGGAATCATAGTCAAGTTCTG CTGGGACCGTAATCAGAAACGCCGGCGTCACTCggggcagcagagcagtgggaggcagcaggacagccagcagcccctcacaGACCTCTCCCCCACCACCGTCAGCATCCTGGGGCCCTACGGAGACCCCCTGGCCCCCACACCTGAGGCAGAGGAGtccaggcagggccaggagggTGCAGAGAAACTGGGTGGCCATGGGAAGAATGCAGCCTTCCAGCTCAACCG AATCCCACTGGTGAACCTGTGA
- the COPS7A gene encoding COP9 signalosome complex subunit 7a — MAAEGKVTGQSQEQFLLLAKAARGAALASLIHQVLEAPGIYVFGELLDMPAVRELADSEFSPVFRLLTIFAYGTYADYLAEAANLPPLTEAQKNKLRHLSVVTLAAKIKCIPYSVLLEQLQLKNVRQLEDLVIEAVYADVLRGSLDQRNQRLEVDYSIGRDIRREELSTITRTLQEWCQGCEVVLSGIEEQVSRANQHKEQQLALKQQIESEVANLKKTIKVTTAAAAAATSQDPEQHLTELREPAPGTNQRQASKKTSKAKGLRGSAKIWSKSN; from the exons aTGGCGGCCGAGGGGAAGGTGAcggggcagagccaggagcagttcctgctgctggccaaggcgGCCCGCGGCGCCGCGCTCGCCAGCCTGATCCACCAGGTGCTGGAGGCCCCGGGCATCTACGTGTTcggggagctgctggacatGCCCGCCGTCCGCGAG CTGGCCGACAGCGAGTTCTCCCCCGTGTTCCGCCTCCTCACCATCTTCGCCTACGGCACCTACGCGGACTACCTGG CTGAAGCAGCAAACCTCCCTCCCTTGACAGAGGCCCAGAAGAACAAACTGAGGCACCTGTCAGTCGTCACTCTGGCTGCCAAGATCAAG TGCATCCCCtactcagtgctgctggagcagttaCAGCTGAAGAACGTCCGGCAGCTGGAGGACCTGGTGATTGAGGCTGTGTATGCAGATGTGCTGCGAGGGAGCTTGGATCAGCGGAACCAGCGCCTGGAGGTGGATTACAGCATTGGGAGGGACATCCGGAGGGAGGAGCTTAGCACCATCACCCGCACATTGCAGGAGTG GTGCCAGGGCTGCGAGGTTGTCCTGTCGGGCATCGAAGAGCAGGTCAGCCGGGCCAACCAGCACAAAGAGCAACAGCTGGCCCTGAAGCAGCAGATAGAGAGTGAG GTGGCAAACCTGAAGAAGACCATTAAAGTgacaacagcagctgctgcagcagccacatcCCAAGACCCAGAGCAGCACCTCACGGAGCTCAGGGAGCCGGCCCCTGGCACCAACCAGCGCCAGGCGAGCAAGAAAACCTCCAAAGCCAAAGG GCTCCGGGGCAGCGCGAAGATTTGGTCTAAATCAAACTAG